In the genome of Nonomuraea sp. NBC_00507, the window GGACGTGGACCGCAACGGCTGCGACACCCGTAACGACATCCTGAAGCGCGATCTGGAGGACGAAACCTTCAGGCGCGGCACCCAGGACTGCATCGTCCTGACCGGCACGCTGAAGGACCCCTACAGCGGCAAGACGATCGAGTTCAAACGTGGCCAGGACACGAGCATGGACGTCCAGATCGATCACTTGATCCCGCTGTCGGACGCCTGGCAAAAGGGCGCCCAGCAATGGTCGGCCACCAAGCGCAAGGAGTTCGCCAACGACCCGCTGAACCTCCTGGCCGTAGACGGGCCGCTGAACAGCCAGAAGAGCGACTCGGACGCCGCCACCTGGCTGCCGCCGCGCAAGGCGTACCGGTGCACGTACATCGCCCGGCAGATCGACGTGAAGGCGAAGTACGACGTGTGGGTCACGTCGGCGGAGAAGAACGCGATGGAGTCGATTCTCGGGAACTGCTGATCCCCTCGTTACTGACAGCGGGGACCGCGTCCGCTGGTGTCCTCCCCGTGGCGATCGATCGCGCGACGCAGCCTCTTGCGCGCGACCCAGAAGGACAAGGCCTCGTCGGTGGCCGCCGAGAAGCCGCGCGGACCCCTGAGCTGCTCCACTTCGGCAATCAGGCGACGACGCAGGGTTACCGATCTGCGTGCTGTGGTGCCGGACTCCGGGACGGACATACGTTCTCGCCTTCAATGTTGAGGAGCCATCTCGAAAGACGTTCTCGCGGTTTGCTGATTCCAGCTGCGACGCCGGACCTGCAGTGGAGACGGACAGGGCAATCGCTGCCACCGGGCCGACCGGCTTGGTATCACGACACGTCTGATTGAGTGAGTCGCTCGGCGAGCAGCCAGGTGCCGGGGCCGACGCGGCCTCCGGGGCCTGGGTGGACCTTGACGTCGTCGGCGGTGACCTGCTCCCCGCAGTGCGGGCAGACGATCAGCGGCGTGAAGAGGTTTCCGCACGGCCGGTGTTCGAGAACGGCCGGCGGGCCGTCCGTCAGTCCGGCCCACCGGTTGCCCCATGCCATCAGGGCCATCAGCACGGGCACGAGATCCCGGCCGGCTTCAGTGAGGCCGTACTCGTGACGCGGGGGGCGCTCCTGGTAGCGGCGCCGTTCGAGGATCTGCTGGTCCACCAGGTGATCGAGCCGGGCGGTCAGCAGGTTGCGGGAGATCCCGAGATCGGTGACCAGGTCGTCGAAGCGGCGGACGCCGAGGTAGACGTCACGAATGATGAGGGGCGTCCACCAGTCCCCCACGATCTCCAGACTGCGGGCGATGGCGCAGCTCATGTCGGCGAAGCTCGTACGGCGCATGCTGTTCAGCCTAGAGGGTTGCCTTATTGAACGCACACGGGATAGCTTCCGCTTGGAAGTAAGTTCAATAAAGCAACCCTTAGGAGGAGGGCATGCCGTTCGTCGAAGTGTTCGTTCCCCGCGGTTCGCTCCGCGAGGACCAGCGCGCCCGCTTGTCCGAGGAGCTCGTCGCGGAGGTCATGCACGTGGAGGGAGCGCCCGACACCGCGGCCGCGAGGTCCATTTCCTGGCTGGTCTTCCAGGACGTGGACGCCTGGTCTGTCGGCGGGCGCCCGGTGACGGCGGACGAGCCGGCCAGATACGTGGTCCGGGTGAGCGTTCCGGCCGGATCCTTGGACGACGACAAGCGCGCCGAGATGATGCGGAGGGTCACGGCCGTGCTGGCCAAGGCCGACGACGATCCCGACCGGCTCTCCAGTGAGCCGTCCGCTTGGGTGCACATCGTCGAGATCCCCGACGGTAACTGGGGAGTGTTCGGCCGCGTCGTCCGGCTTCCCGACATCATCAACTTCGTCATCGAGCAGCAGCCCGCCTGACTGCTGCGGTCCCGCCGGCCGGCCGAGGCGCGGGAATCCTGCTCAGGCGGGAGATCACCCTGCCGTCACGGCCGGCCATGACGGCAGGCCGGTCTCAGTGCGCTGAGCAGGCACCCGTCGGCGCGGCAGGCAGCGGGTCGGGACGGCCGATCGTGGGCATGCCCAGCAGGACCCCGGGTCCGGTCGCCGGGCCGGCCTGGCGGGCCTCCCAGGCGTCGCCGGCCCGAGTCCGGCGAACCGACCGCACGGGCCCGTCCGCCACCAGGTGGTGCGGTGCCGCGTACGTCACCTCTACCGTCACCATGTCCCCAGGCCTCGGCACCTCGGACCCCACCGCGAAATGCACGAGCCGGTTGTCAGCCGCCCGGCCCGACAACCGCCGGGTG includes:
- a CDS encoding HNH endonuclease family protein gives rise to the protein MRVRTFLAGLATMTVLTGCGGLEAQSTYPDTPGKPDSASVSDARKKLAKLDVKGRAPKTGFDRDEFGPAWADVDRNGCDTRNDILKRDLEDETFRRGTQDCIVLTGTLKDPYSGKTIEFKRGQDTSMDVQIDHLIPLSDAWQKGAQQWSATKRKEFANDPLNLLAVDGPLNSQKSDSDAATWLPPRKAYRCTYIARQIDVKAKYDVWVTSAEKNAMESILGNC
- a CDS encoding tautomerase family protein, with protein sequence MPFVEVFVPRGSLREDQRARLSEELVAEVMHVEGAPDTAAARSISWLVFQDVDAWSVGGRPVTADEPARYVVRVSVPAGSLDDDKRAEMMRRVTAVLAKADDDPDRLSSEPSAWVHIVEIPDGNWGVFGRVVRLPDIINFVIEQQPA
- a CDS encoding winged helix-turn-helix transcriptional regulator; this translates as MRRTSFADMSCAIARSLEIVGDWWTPLIIRDVYLGVRRFDDLVTDLGISRNLLTARLDHLVDQQILERRRYQERPPRHEYGLTEAGRDLVPVLMALMAWGNRWAGLTDGPPAVLEHRPCGNLFTPLIVCPHCGEQVTADDVKVHPGPGGRVGPGTWLLAERLTQSDVS